A region from the Desulfomarina profundi genome encodes:
- the yidD gene encoding membrane protein insertion efficiency factor YidD, with protein MKPEIAIRKLPRLFFIGLVKGYQYLISPLFPPCCRFFPTCSVYTIQAIEKYGVIKGGFLGIRRILRCHPFSRGGHDPVV; from the coding sequence ATGAAACCTGAAATTGCGATACGGAAGTTACCCAGGCTGTTTTTTATTGGACTTGTAAAGGGATACCAGTACTTGATATCTCCCCTCTTTCCTCCCTGTTGTCGTTTTTTTCCCACATGTTCTGTTTACACAATTCAAGCAATAGAGAAGTACGGAGTTATTAAAGGCGGTTTTCTGGGTATTCGACGCATACTCCGTTGTCATCCTTTCTCCAGAGGTGGACATGACCCGGTTGTGTGA
- the rnpA gene encoding ribonuclease P protein component — MLVVQGVANDCQPESLEKLRLRKSALLRKGWEFERVYSRGNRFHGHNFTLICEPNFFGRSRLGISVHHRIRGAVKRNRIKRIIRESFRLGRRHYPSEMDIVFAVRPGFSLSCPEEICESVAAVVRKMRKSS; from the coding sequence ATGCTCGTCGTGCAAGGGGTCGCAAACGACTGTCAGCCTGAATCATTGGAAAAACTTCGACTGCGTAAAAGCGCACTTTTGCGGAAAGGGTGGGAGTTTGAGAGAGTCTACAGCCGGGGCAACCGTTTTCACGGGCATAATTTTACTCTGATCTGTGAACCGAATTTTTTTGGCAGAAGTCGCCTGGGGATCAGTGTACATCACAGGATTCGGGGTGCTGTAAAGAGAAATCGTATCAAGCGCATTATCAGAGAATCTTTTCGGCTGGGGAGGAGACACTATCCGTCAGAGATGGATATAGTTTTTGCCGTCCGCCCGGGGTTTTCTCTTTCCTGCCCTGAAGAAATATGTGAATCGGTGGCTGCCGTGGTCCGGAAAATGCGTAAAAGTTCATGA